A portion of the Stigmatella aurantiaca DW4/3-1 genome contains these proteins:
- a CDS encoding S1 RNA-binding domain-containing protein produces MLGIPSGRSGEREGKGSDRPSDKGRGPGRGGGEREARPKPEGEAGGPSASTPREERRPRGDRDRGGDRRGGSGGERKQGPMVVVKRASGVIETRSPSGEPSAPPEEGEASAAQAAPATEAPAAPAPTPRPVPAPSSPLYEDVPENESFAEMFEAQVKEGGVPARRSVRIGEKVTGKIFQLGADTAFVSLDGVKSEAMIELRELKDDEGILRYGVGDPIEAHVIESGARGVLLSRALAKGSASMAMLAEARASGMPVEGMVLGVNKGGVEVAIGDVRAFCPISQLDVRFVEKPDQFIGEKLTFRVTEVRDRNVVLSRRSLLEEEQRKQAEQTRKTLAEGKVIKGKITGVRDFGAFVDVGGVEGMIPVSEMSYQRVGHPSEVVKVGDEVEVEILRMEAGQPNSPDKAKQKERITLSLRARQEDPFKVALAELKEGDRLQGKVVRLQQFGAFVELRPGVDGLVHISALSDRRIAHPRDVVQVGETIWVAIEKIDPNEKRIGLRKISEEDAQRPAEERPAPAAAKAAEPQAPRPKVGQVVTGKVDRIEPYGVFLAFPGGKGLIPAAETGTDRGTDLRKHFSLGQEVKVAILDIDASGKIRLSITAAERAEERAELDAWQKSQKPASGGGKGFGTLADLLKNRKV; encoded by the coding sequence ATGCTCGGTATTCCCTCCGGCCGCAGCGGCGAGCGTGAGGGCAAGGGGAGCGACCGTCCCAGCGACAAGGGCCGAGGCCCTGGCCGAGGGGGCGGTGAACGCGAGGCGCGTCCGAAGCCCGAGGGTGAGGCCGGTGGTCCGTCCGCCTCCACCCCGCGGGAGGAGCGCCGTCCCCGGGGAGACCGGGATCGCGGCGGCGACCGCCGTGGCGGCAGCGGGGGCGAGCGCAAGCAGGGCCCCATGGTCGTGGTGAAGCGTGCCTCGGGAGTCATCGAGACGCGGAGCCCGTCTGGTGAGCCATCCGCTCCCCCCGAGGAGGGAGAGGCTTCCGCGGCGCAGGCGGCTCCGGCCACCGAGGCTCCCGCCGCGCCGGCGCCCACGCCCCGTCCTGTCCCCGCGCCAAGCAGCCCGCTCTATGAGGACGTGCCCGAGAACGAGTCCTTCGCGGAGATGTTCGAGGCGCAGGTGAAGGAGGGCGGAGTGCCCGCCCGCCGCAGCGTGCGCATCGGTGAGAAGGTCACCGGGAAGATCTTCCAGCTGGGCGCGGACACGGCGTTCGTTTCGCTCGATGGCGTCAAGAGCGAGGCGATGATCGAGCTGCGCGAGCTGAAGGACGATGAGGGGATCCTGCGCTACGGCGTGGGGGATCCGATCGAAGCGCACGTCATCGAGTCGGGCGCGCGCGGCGTCCTGCTGAGCCGTGCGTTGGCCAAGGGCAGCGCGTCCATGGCCATGCTCGCCGAGGCGAGGGCCTCGGGCATGCCCGTGGAGGGCATGGTGCTGGGCGTGAACAAGGGCGGTGTGGAGGTCGCCATCGGCGATGTGCGCGCCTTCTGCCCGATCAGCCAGCTCGACGTGCGCTTCGTGGAGAAGCCGGATCAGTTCATCGGCGAGAAGCTGACGTTCCGGGTCACCGAGGTGAGGGATCGCAACGTGGTGCTCTCGCGCCGCTCGCTGCTCGAGGAGGAGCAGCGCAAGCAGGCCGAGCAGACGCGGAAGACCCTGGCCGAGGGCAAGGTGATCAAGGGCAAGATCACCGGCGTGCGCGACTTCGGCGCCTTCGTGGACGTGGGCGGAGTGGAGGGGATGATCCCCGTCTCCGAGATGTCCTACCAGCGCGTCGGCCACCCCAGCGAGGTGGTGAAGGTCGGCGACGAGGTGGAGGTGGAGATCCTCCGCATGGAGGCGGGCCAGCCGAACTCGCCCGACAAGGCGAAGCAGAAGGAGCGCATCACGCTCTCGCTGCGGGCCCGCCAGGAAGACCCCTTCAAGGTGGCGCTGGCCGAGCTGAAGGAAGGCGACCGGCTCCAGGGCAAGGTTGTCCGGCTCCAGCAGTTCGGGGCCTTCGTGGAGCTGCGCCCGGGCGTGGATGGCCTGGTGCACATCTCGGCGCTTTCGGATCGCCGCATCGCGCACCCGCGGGATGTGGTGCAGGTGGGCGAGACGATCTGGGTGGCGATCGAGAAGATCGATCCCAACGAGAAGCGCATCGGCCTGCGGAAGATCTCCGAGGAGGATGCGCAGCGTCCTGCCGAGGAGCGCCCGGCCCCGGCCGCGGCGAAGGCCGCCGAGCCCCAGGCGCCGCGCCCGAAGGTGGGCCAGGTGGTCACTGGCAAGGTGGATCGCATCGAGCCGTATGGCGTCTTCCTGGCGTTCCCGGGCGGCAAGGGGTTGATCCCCGCCGCCGAGACGGGCACGGACCGGGGCACGGATCTGCGCAAGCACTTCTCGCTGGGCCAGGAGGTGAAGGTGGCCATCCTGGACATCGATGCTTCCGGGAAGATCCGCCTGTCGATCACCGCCGCCGAGCGAGCAGAGGAGCGCGCGGAGCTGGACGCCTGGCAGAAGTCCCAGAAGCCCGCGAGCGGTGGGGGCAAGGGCTTTGGAACGCTCGCCGACCTGCTGAAGAACCGGAAGGTTTGA
- a CDS encoding SDR family NAD(P)-dependent oxidoreductase: protein MSQRTAVVIGVGAEQGLGAALCRRFAAEGYHVLVAGRTAAKLEQTAQTIGAAGGSAEAWVTDTTREEDVIRLFDRAMAPGEGREPADLVVFNAGNNQRIDFRELTAGQFEEFWRVGCFGGFLVGREAARRLVPLGRGTVIFTGASGSLRGKPGYAQFAAAKAGLRMISQSMAREYGPLGIHVAHVVIDGGIDGERLRKLVPQAIEARGEDGLLGIDAIADTYWQIHRQPRSAWTQETDLRPFKESF from the coding sequence ATGAGCCAGCGGACTGCGGTGGTGATCGGTGTGGGCGCAGAGCAAGGACTCGGGGCGGCGCTGTGCCGCCGTTTCGCTGCGGAGGGCTATCACGTGCTCGTCGCGGGCCGGACCGCCGCGAAGCTTGAGCAGACAGCCCAGACGATTGGAGCTGCGGGTGGAAGCGCGGAAGCCTGGGTCACGGACACGACGCGTGAGGAGGACGTCATCCGCTTGTTCGACCGGGCCATGGCTCCGGGTGAAGGCCGTGAGCCGGCGGATCTCGTGGTGTTCAACGCAGGCAACAATCAACGGATCGACTTCCGCGAGCTCACCGCCGGGCAGTTCGAGGAGTTCTGGCGAGTGGGTTGCTTTGGAGGCTTTCTCGTGGGCCGCGAGGCTGCCCGGCGCCTCGTGCCGCTCGGGCGGGGAACCGTGATTTTCACCGGCGCGTCGGGAAGTCTCCGTGGCAAGCCTGGCTATGCCCAATTCGCGGCGGCGAAAGCAGGGCTGCGGATGATCAGCCAGAGCATGGCCCGTGAATATGGCCCGCTGGGCATCCACGTCGCCCACGTTGTGATTGATGGCGGGATCGACGGCGAGCGCCTGCGCAAGCTGGTGCCGCAAGCCATTGAGGCGCGCGGAGAGGATGGCCTGCTCGGTATCGATGCCATTGCCGACACCTACTGGCAGATTCACCGGCAGCCGCGCTCGGCCTGGACTCAGGAGACGGATCTGCGGCCGTTCAAGGAAAGCTTCTGA
- a CDS encoding 2OG-Fe(II) oxygenase: protein MSEYVTHRDALNGPSLESLREALLTSRFVARSPLMGTFQASRGFAFIFTEAGRTTLEERFPFLSDYLALVTSPATVRGLLPWRERLFGPRPERLRPNAFYVNLLLLEAGKGVGRHIDATLQDPSGVPDAVPEHVSVLYLQVPSGVHGGALRMLRDDRPVGQVHPRPGLLVQFRGDLQHEVQPFTGGPEGALRASLVCEQYAFGEEALARLPPFRIQSKAGFGAYLDSHRDRETPEAQKLSLNGRRSVS from the coding sequence GTGAGCGAGTACGTCACCCACCGCGACGCCCTGAACGGCCCTTCGCTGGAATCCCTCCGGGAGGCTTTGCTCACCTCGCGTTTCGTGGCCCGAAGCCCCCTGATGGGCACGTTCCAGGCCAGCCGAGGCTTTGCCTTCATTTTCACCGAGGCGGGCCGGACCACTTTGGAAGAGCGCTTCCCGTTCCTCTCGGACTATCTGGCGTTGGTGACTTCTCCCGCGACGGTGCGCGGGCTGCTGCCCTGGCGTGAGCGGCTCTTCGGCCCCCGCCCGGAGCGGCTCCGGCCCAACGCCTTCTACGTCAACCTGCTGCTGCTCGAAGCAGGCAAGGGCGTGGGCAGGCACATCGACGCCACACTTCAGGATCCCAGCGGCGTCCCGGATGCCGTCCCAGAGCACGTGAGCGTGCTCTACCTCCAGGTCCCCTCGGGGGTCCACGGGGGCGCGCTGCGCATGCTGCGAGACGACCGCCCGGTGGGACAGGTCCATCCCCGGCCTGGCCTGCTCGTGCAGTTCCGGGGAGACCTTCAGCATGAGGTTCAGCCGTTCACGGGAGGGCCTGAGGGCGCGCTACGGGCAAGCCTCGTCTGTGAACAGTACGCCTTTGGGGAAGAGGCCCTCGCGCGCCTTCCGCCCTTTCGCATCCAGTCCAAGGCAGGCTTCGGCGCCTATCTGGACTCGCACCGGGACCGCGAGACACCCGAGGCTCAGAAGCTTTCCTTGAACGGCCGCAGATCCGTCTCCTGA
- the ppk1 gene encoding polyphosphate kinase 1, with protein MAKRGKGNPPKPSERDVIPEGVELPDRNLFFNRELSWLAFNDRVLQLAEDPSEFLMERLKFCAIYARNLDEFFMIRVARLHEQARSGVARLVPDGADPGETIDQLNAKILEQGQRHSACFERSLRPALAEKGLRILSMGALDPEARAQVDQRFREQIFPVLTPLAIGLGRHFPYISNLSLSLAVLLRDPVAETENVARVKVPTEALPRFVPLKGRTDFVPLEDIIAHHLSALFPGMEVLDHGLFRVTRDADFTVSDDAEDLLVAVQAELRERRFGNVVRLEIQAGMNPKLLEPLVEALGLEPRQVYAEQGLLALTDLHALLGTPGFTELKDPPWTPVTQPRLRSDSDGEPLSVVAAMRRGDLLVHHPYESFSSSVECFVTQAVEDPDVLAIKQTVYRTSDSSPLVPALIRATESGKQAVCMVELKARFDERTNIRWAMALEEAGVHVVYGIPGLKTHAKAILIVRREGEKVRHYVHIGTGNYNPKTARLYTDLGLFTTDPEIGADVADLFNFLTGFARPQSFRKLLVAPLNMRQGLLEEIRRTAEAHSPEHPARIQLKMNALVDPAMIQALYGAARAGVKVELNIRGICCLRPGVPGLSENIRVVSTLGRFLEHSRIYLFERAGGVRCFIGSADLMPRNLDHRVEALVPVEDGQLLAQVRDLLDRSLADNTHAWELQMGGTWQRRTPQGEKRWAQGELMERAVRMAQASSGRPMT; from the coding sequence ATGGCGAAGCGCGGCAAGGGCAACCCCCCCAAGCCCAGTGAGCGGGATGTCATTCCGGAAGGCGTGGAGCTGCCGGACCGGAACCTCTTCTTCAACCGGGAGCTGTCCTGGCTCGCCTTCAACGACCGGGTACTCCAGCTTGCCGAGGATCCCTCGGAATTCCTGATGGAGCGCCTGAAGTTCTGCGCCATCTACGCCCGCAACCTGGATGAGTTCTTCATGATCCGGGTGGCCCGGCTGCACGAGCAGGCCCGCTCCGGTGTGGCCCGGCTGGTCCCGGATGGGGCGGACCCAGGCGAGACGATCGACCAGCTGAACGCGAAGATCCTCGAGCAAGGCCAGCGGCACAGCGCCTGCTTCGAGCGGAGCCTGCGCCCCGCCCTGGCGGAAAAAGGCCTGCGCATTCTCTCCATGGGGGCGCTCGATCCGGAGGCCCGGGCGCAAGTGGACCAGCGCTTCCGCGAGCAGATCTTCCCGGTGCTCACCCCCTTGGCCATCGGGCTCGGACGGCACTTCCCCTATATCTCCAACCTCTCGCTGAGCCTGGCGGTGCTGCTCCGAGATCCCGTGGCGGAGACAGAGAACGTGGCGCGGGTGAAGGTCCCCACCGAGGCCCTGCCCCGCTTCGTGCCGCTCAAGGGCCGCACGGACTTCGTCCCGCTCGAGGACATCATCGCCCACCACCTGAGCGCGCTGTTTCCGGGCATGGAGGTGCTGGACCACGGGCTGTTCCGCGTCACCCGGGATGCGGACTTCACGGTGTCGGACGATGCCGAGGATCTCCTGGTGGCCGTGCAGGCGGAGTTGCGCGAGCGCCGCTTCGGCAATGTCGTCCGCCTGGAGATCCAGGCGGGCATGAACCCCAAGCTGCTCGAGCCGCTGGTGGAGGCGCTCGGGCTGGAGCCTCGTCAGGTCTACGCGGAGCAAGGGTTGCTCGCCCTGACGGATCTCCACGCGCTGCTGGGCACCCCGGGCTTCACCGAGCTGAAGGATCCACCGTGGACCCCCGTGACCCAGCCCCGGCTGCGTTCGGACTCGGACGGAGAGCCCCTCTCGGTGGTGGCGGCGATGCGCCGGGGTGATCTGCTCGTCCACCACCCCTATGAGTCCTTTTCCTCCTCGGTGGAGTGCTTCGTCACCCAGGCGGTGGAGGATCCCGATGTCCTCGCGATCAAGCAGACGGTGTACCGGACCTCGGACAGCTCGCCCCTGGTGCCCGCCCTCATCCGCGCCACGGAGAGCGGCAAGCAGGCCGTGTGCATGGTGGAGCTCAAGGCCCGCTTCGATGAGCGCACCAACATCCGGTGGGCGATGGCCCTGGAGGAAGCTGGGGTGCACGTCGTCTATGGCATCCCCGGCCTCAAGACGCACGCCAAGGCCATCCTCATCGTCCGCCGCGAGGGCGAGAAGGTGCGCCACTACGTCCACATCGGGACCGGCAACTACAACCCGAAGACGGCGCGGCTCTACACGGACCTGGGGCTGTTCACCACGGATCCCGAGATTGGCGCGGACGTGGCGGACCTCTTCAACTTCCTGACCGGCTTTGCCCGCCCCCAGTCCTTCCGCAAGCTGCTGGTGGCGCCCCTCAACATGCGGCAGGGCCTGCTGGAGGAGATCCGCCGGACGGCAGAGGCCCACTCCCCGGAGCACCCGGCGCGCATCCAGTTGAAGATGAACGCCTTGGTGGATCCGGCGATGATCCAGGCCCTGTACGGCGCGGCCCGTGCCGGGGTGAAGGTGGAACTCAATATCCGGGGCATCTGCTGCCTGCGGCCCGGGGTCCCCGGCCTGTCCGAGAACATCCGGGTGGTGTCGACGCTGGGCCGCTTCCTCGAACACTCGCGCATCTACCTGTTCGAGCGGGCCGGTGGGGTGCGCTGCTTCATCGGCTCGGCGGACTTGATGCCCCGCAACCTGGACCATCGGGTCGAGGCACTGGTTCCCGTGGAGGATGGACAGTTGCTGGCACAGGTCCGGGATCTGCTCGACCGGTCCCTCGCGGACAACACCCATGCCTGGGAACTTCAAATGGGTGGCACGTGGCAACGGCGCACGCCCCAGGGGGAGAAGCGCTGGGCGCAGGGAGAGTTGATGGAGCGGGCGGTGCGCATGGCCCAGGCCAGCAGCGGCCGACCGATGACCTGA
- a CDS encoding TonB-dependent receptor has translation MSRRIHLTRGVCLVAVFLGFGAFAQGSSVITGTILDTETRKPLADAVVTVTAPQLQGEQVVLTDASGLYRLPQLPSGVYTLRVERDGFKPYARGDITLRLDRTIRVNVELLPDALGEEMSVTAAPPTVDLGSSAQGVSVDAEVLRNLAVIRPGTKGSASRSFESLAELAPGAQEDTYGVSINGSSSPESQYVVDGLSVNDPGVGTVGTPLSVEFVKEVNVITSGYMPEYGRSTGGVLNVVTKSGSNEFHGSVFANIAPGFLQTSALAIQQQGSVISAQGKPWNLGDFGFDLGGPILKDKLWFYGGVAPSFNRIRVERQVNALDICTELDPENGCERVGNARIDPETRYTRTIPLEGSQVNRFADERSVQYLAKLTYLFNPDHNLSLSAFGTPRSSGGQGKYSFSDDGAPEVCSGLSCTAYVQGTYDSIATRRENDALDLVAKQSSSFFNKTLLIDATVGWHHQEDSILPSDGSGLNTGVGLSAEPRISWRRTRNPGYHTILEFEDLPDTSACGTTVAEQRQRCPVSAYSTGGPGTISIQRLDRVQGKVLGTYLVQALGHHIIKAGFDAERTSFYNNRARTGFAHWQECTDGSCFFSLNQYGYLAAPDTPVFLETKEGTSSSVTVGGFIQDSWSVLDKVTVNAGVRYDMQTLWGLDDKVGLNLPNQWSPRVGVIYDFTQQGRSKLFVNYARFFESVPLDMADLSFPQQQLLSATYKAPPCDLTEPGNLENTCSVAPNRDVIGNLESPNQGWDAQGGDRVSVDPNIEPQSMDELSVGAEYELLLGRFGAAYTLRSLNNVIEDMSRDDGNTFFLGNPGKGYSSDFPVARRRYDGVNLYYQKNFSNLWLAQASYTWSRLRGNYSGLFRADTGQLSPNLTRDFDLLSLTFNREGPLPGDRTHSFKLFGAREFVFNQVASLNVGGSYRARSGTPLNYLGAHPQRSGSETFILPRGSGGRLPWVHGVDTHVGFNLKVVKDSTLSLSLDVFNLFNFQQYTAVDQTLTTTRVYAIEQGGSPAGVDACVTGQGECTVISTATNKPITTADINPNFKRPIAYQAPRSVRLGAKISF, from the coding sequence GTGTCCAGACGTATTCATCTCACGCGAGGGGTATGTCTCGTCGCGGTGTTTCTTGGCTTCGGAGCGTTCGCTCAAGGCTCCTCGGTCATCACCGGGACCATCCTCGACACCGAGACGCGCAAGCCCCTGGCGGACGCGGTGGTGACGGTCACCGCGCCCCAGCTCCAGGGCGAGCAGGTGGTCCTCACCGATGCGAGCGGCCTCTACCGCCTCCCCCAGCTTCCCTCGGGTGTCTACACGCTGCGCGTGGAGCGCGATGGCTTCAAGCCGTATGCGCGCGGTGACATCACCCTGCGCCTGGACCGCACCATCCGCGTCAACGTCGAGTTGCTGCCGGATGCCCTGGGCGAGGAGATGTCGGTGACGGCCGCGCCGCCCACCGTGGACCTGGGCTCGAGCGCTCAGGGCGTGAGCGTGGACGCGGAGGTGCTGCGCAACCTGGCGGTCATCCGCCCGGGGACGAAAGGGTCGGCCTCGCGCTCCTTCGAGTCCCTGGCCGAGCTGGCCCCGGGCGCTCAGGAGGACACCTACGGGGTGAGCATCAACGGCAGCAGCTCCCCGGAGAGCCAGTACGTCGTCGACGGCCTGTCCGTGAATGATCCCGGCGTGGGCACGGTGGGCACCCCCCTGTCCGTGGAGTTCGTCAAGGAGGTCAACGTCATCACCAGCGGCTACATGCCCGAGTACGGCCGCTCCACGGGCGGCGTCCTCAACGTCGTCACCAAGTCCGGCTCCAACGAGTTCCACGGCTCTGTTTTCGCCAACATCGCCCCGGGCTTCCTTCAGACCTCGGCGCTCGCCATCCAGCAGCAGGGGAGCGTCATCTCCGCGCAGGGCAAGCCGTGGAACCTGGGCGATTTCGGTTTCGACCTGGGCGGGCCGATTCTCAAGGACAAGCTCTGGTTCTACGGAGGCGTGGCGCCCTCGTTCAACCGCATCCGCGTGGAGCGGCAGGTCAACGCGCTGGACATCTGCACCGAGCTGGATCCCGAGAACGGCTGCGAGCGGGTCGGCAACGCGCGCATCGATCCGGAGACCCGCTACACGCGGACGATTCCCCTCGAGGGCAGCCAGGTCAACCGCTTCGCGGACGAGCGGAGCGTTCAGTACCTGGCCAAGCTGACGTACCTCTTCAACCCGGATCACAACCTCTCGCTGTCCGCCTTCGGCACGCCCCGATCCTCGGGAGGGCAGGGCAAGTACTCCTTCAGTGACGATGGGGCTCCCGAGGTGTGCTCGGGGTTGTCGTGTACCGCCTACGTCCAGGGGACCTACGACTCCATCGCCACCCGGCGGGAGAACGATGCGCTGGACCTGGTGGCCAAGCAGTCCTCGTCGTTCTTCAACAAGACCTTGCTCATCGACGCCACGGTGGGCTGGCACCACCAGGAGGATTCGATCCTTCCGTCGGATGGCTCGGGGCTGAATACGGGCGTGGGCCTGTCCGCCGAGCCCCGCATCAGCTGGCGCCGCACGCGCAACCCGGGCTACCACACCATCCTCGAGTTCGAGGACCTGCCGGACACGAGTGCCTGCGGGACCACCGTGGCCGAGCAGCGGCAGCGCTGCCCGGTGAGCGCGTACTCCACGGGAGGACCGGGCACCATCAGCATCCAGCGGCTGGATCGCGTCCAGGGCAAGGTGCTGGGCACGTACCTGGTCCAGGCGTTGGGCCACCACATCATCAAGGCGGGCTTCGACGCGGAGCGGACGAGCTTCTACAACAACCGGGCGCGCACCGGCTTCGCCCACTGGCAGGAGTGCACGGACGGCTCGTGCTTCTTCAGCCTGAACCAGTATGGCTACCTGGCGGCGCCCGACACGCCCGTCTTCCTCGAAACCAAGGAAGGCACCTCAAGCTCAGTGACGGTGGGCGGCTTCATCCAGGACAGCTGGTCCGTGCTCGACAAGGTCACCGTCAACGCCGGTGTGCGCTACGACATGCAGACGCTCTGGGGGCTCGACGACAAGGTGGGGCTGAACCTGCCCAACCAGTGGTCGCCGCGCGTTGGCGTCATCTACGACTTCACCCAGCAAGGGCGCTCGAAGCTGTTCGTGAACTACGCCCGCTTCTTCGAGAGCGTGCCGCTGGACATGGCGGACCTCTCCTTCCCGCAGCAGCAGCTCCTGTCGGCCACGTACAAGGCGCCGCCGTGCGATCTCACCGAGCCGGGGAACCTGGAGAACACCTGCTCCGTCGCCCCCAACCGGGACGTCATCGGCAACCTGGAGAGCCCCAACCAGGGATGGGATGCCCAGGGCGGAGACCGGGTCTCCGTGGATCCCAACATCGAGCCCCAGTCCATGGACGAGCTCTCCGTGGGCGCCGAGTACGAACTGCTGCTGGGCCGCTTCGGGGCCGCCTATACGCTGCGCAGCCTCAACAACGTCATCGAGGACATGAGCCGGGACGATGGCAACACGTTCTTTCTGGGCAACCCCGGCAAGGGATACTCGTCGGATTTCCCGGTGGCGCGCCGCCGGTACGACGGGGTGAACCTCTACTACCAGAAGAACTTCTCGAACCTGTGGCTCGCCCAGGCGAGCTACACGTGGTCCCGGCTGCGCGGCAACTACTCGGGGCTCTTCCGGGCGGACACCGGCCAGCTCTCGCCGAACCTGACGCGGGACTTCGATCTGCTCTCGCTGACGTTCAACCGCGAAGGCCCCTTGCCAGGCGATCGGACCCACAGCTTCAAGCTGTTTGGTGCGCGCGAGTTCGTGTTCAACCAGGTCGCGAGCCTCAATGTGGGGGGCAGCTACCGCGCCCGCTCGGGCACGCCACTCAACTACCTGGGGGCCCACCCGCAGCGCAGTGGCTCGGAGACGTTCATCCTGCCGCGAGGCAGCGGCGGGCGCCTGCCCTGGGTGCACGGCGTCGACACGCACGTGGGTTTCAACCTGAAGGTGGTGAAGGACTCCACCCTGA